Below is a window of Carassius gibelio isolate Cgi1373 ecotype wild population from Czech Republic chromosome B23, carGib1.2-hapl.c, whole genome shotgun sequence DNA.
ACAgatgcatataaataaatgtaataaaataaacatgtaacacaatgtttttttttcctacagTGACTTGTCTTCAATTGTATGTTTAAAGATGAGAGCAATGATAAGACACTTGGGGTTTTGTAACACGAGCAACACTTACTCGTCTGTCCTGTAGAGGGCCAGGGCATGTCCCGTGAAGTCGACCACGTCCTGACCCAGGTCAAACTTCTTGTACACATCTCCCATCGTTGTGAGTTTGGGATCAACTCCTTCAAAAGTCTTCGGGTCGTTCTCATCAAAGTTGGCCACGAAAACTAGGAACTTGCGGAAACGTCTCTTCTCAAACATTCCCATTAGGTCTAAGCAACACATGTCAAGGGGCAACTAAATTAATCAGCAATTTTATCAAAAACAATCATTCCTGACTTAGTCCTAGAGACAATAAAACACTAGCTGGACATACTTGAAGCCAGTGCCTCTGTCTCAGTAGAGGGCACTTTGTAGATTTTCCCTCCTTTATACACGAAGCTTCCCTCGACCACTTTGAAGTCAAGATATCTGGTCACTTCCGTGTATAGAAGCATCTTAACTAACTGACCTTAAGGaagaaaacaatgacaaaatgcaGTGGAACATTATTACAGTGGAACAAAATTACAGACTTGCATGACTTTAAGGACAACAATCTAATCCAAAAACATGTTTTGAGCAATATTATCACACCAACTAACATGTTACTTAAGTTTTTACCATTGGCCATTAAAAATTTAGGAATAAGATCCACATTCCAGTCTCTTCCCCGGCCCATTGACTCTGGGGGGCTGTCTGAAATCCCAAATCTCTTATAGAGCTGAGAGAAAAGCATGTAAAATGTGAGTGCATgcggaaatgttttatttttattaaagaaatgtatttatataaacattaatagtcaaataaaacattaatgtgttAAATACATTAACACAAATAGCAATATTTATTCTGGCAGTTATACAGTTATAGTAAACGGGCAATATCAAGCAGACATGAGATTGGAGTAGTGACAGTGGTACATGTGAAGCATCCTAACCTCCTCCAGGGGTGTGATGGAGGAACTTTCACCTCCGTAGTATGGATTTCTGTCCATATGCAAAACTTTCTTCCCATTCACAGACATGATCCCAGAGAGAATACATTCctacacaaataaacataatttatttgaaataatcagTCTTggatataattataattattattatttttcatctgttGACATGGCATCGGGTATCTATCCATTGCCTTGACTTCCGTGTTAAACATTGGGATGGATGCGAGTTACCCCACCCAACTATGATGGAAAGTGCGATTCATTTccgcgaatcggttcttttgaacagttcaTGGAGCGCTTTGAAAACGAATTCTTTTGATTCGTCTACCTCATTCTGACATCCTAGCGTGGCCTATTAAATGTTTTGGAGGTTGATTAACATCTTTTTATTGTAATTGTGTGTGTTCCAATTACGTTTGTTGCAGCCATGAcataaaacagtaataatttaGAACCTAAATATAATTTAGTTAGGCTACATTAAGCAATACTTTAATTAGTTTACATCTTATAGTTAAGAGTTCTACATccaaatgttaaatgtaaatgtatgtaaaacttCCATATAATTAAGTCATAACTACATTTCCTGGAGGTATTTATAAAATGTCTACTATTCGGCTATTAATGAGTCAACGACCGAAGAACCTCTCAGATCGATTCACTGAAATGAACCGACTCACAAGAACAATTCCTTCACGAATCGAACATCGCTACGCCCAGCCCACATTATGAGCCGCAGCCCAGCCACTATCCTCCATGAGGAAAATAGAGAAAACGTTTGATAAAAACCCCttttttgtgttattattattattattattattattaatattgttatttgcacGCATGTAACATATGTCTAGCTCCCACGTTTGTAAAAGAGAGCTCTTtagaataacaataacaaaaataaatactcaCCTTATACCAGAATTACAGGCAGACAGTGACCTAACATCACTTAAATAGGCTACAATACAGCTTTTACGTTGGCATACCACAAAAGGCGAAATATCCTCAATGAATACATATATTTCCCCTATTTCGACGCCCGAGCGAATGGGATACCTGATGCCACTCCTTAGAACCAGACACTGTGAGAAGAATCattcattactttttaataacTGCTTTCATGTCAATTTAACTATGCAGCCTCAATGGCTTTGAAAATTCGGGGGAAGTTGGATTTGTGATGGATTACACTCGTATTCATGCAGAAAATGCGAGAAATACTGGCTCACTAAACAGACACAGCACAGTAGGCTACTGATCCAAAGGATGCGTCAGCAATAGGCCATCGGGTTCAGTCTAACGCAAAGCATCTATTCGTACAGCCACATCTCTAAGCATCCGAGCATCCCTCGGCAACATTAATCTGTCTCCAAAGCGAGCGGGTCATCAGTGACCCAAATGCGCTACTCACTGTGAGTCCGGTGCCCAATACGATAACATCATATTCCTCATCCATGTTGTATTACAGTGGATCTCCCGTCTTTAGCCAAATTTCAGTAAAACGGTGTTGATGCAACGAAATGTTTATGCAGAACGAGTCTTTTGTCCTATTAGCGGCAAAACGACCTCTTTGGAAACAATTATCGCTCAAATAATTTGACACGTATCACAATTGATCACTGACTGTGGTGCGACCGGCGAGAACGACCAAAGATGGCCCTGACCACAGCACGAGCTCCAGCGGTGCGGAGACATTCGCGAAATAATATAGTGCAACTCCCTAAACCGAGATGATCAATATTGCTGAGAACGTCATGAACAAAGACTTATAATTAAGCCGTAAATATAAATTCAGTAAAAATATCAACGCTCACACCCTGGTAAATGTTACTGAATACAATTTACTACGCTCGGTGGCACTTATTCATTTCCCCATCTTCCATCTGAATGGCACAGGGCGCAGTCCCAGTCCCAGATATCCCTCCGCCGACAACACCGTGGATGATGAAGCCATAATGCGTGAATTAACGTGGTGATTAAGATAATATCCTTTTTAGAGTTCTGCAAACTAATCTTTCTacttatatagaatatatattaacataCTGCCTATGTGATCTGTCAGTAATGAAAATAAGCTTGATTTAAAATGCGATCATATGATAGAGACTGTCTGTTAATATTTAAGCGCAATAAAGTGGTCCTGAAATTACAGCGTCATCTTAATCAATTCCAGTTGTTTAGACACAAATGCTAACTTTACATTGAGTATTAAGAAGCATATCTATGCGGTCTTACAAGGCAAAGTTATTTTGGGCTGAACTGTTacctatttaatgttttaaaggtaATGAACTTCAACTTCACTGTATCAAGACTTTATTTTACAAAGTGCAACGGCAGCGTTtctgaagacagacagacatagatagatagatcttcaTGCGTTTTAAATTGAGGATGATTTACATAGGCTGGGTGTAATTTTTCTTGTTGGCCTAGCAAGTAATGCAAATGTGCTGTAGTTTATTCCTATGATCTGCGTTGCGACGCTGCCTGTAGCGCATGCGCAGTGCGCACTGCTCAGAGGACGTGAACGAATCGAGTCAGAAGAGAATCACAtgattgaaggaaaaaaaaaccgGTCACGTGATCACCAGCCGTCTGCCATTCACGTGATTCTCCTGCAGAATGACGGAAGTAGGAATGCGTCGCAGTAGTCTCTCAACAATGGCCTTCACCTCGGTTTTATTATTTATCTGCTCGATTTATAGCTGTTATGCTCAAGCGCCTCTGCTCATGTGGACCAGCGATGGGTACGTCACACGTTTGTATCTTGAATATTGTTTTCTGATTCACTTCTATAGTATAGTAACTCCAGAACACTGCTGGGCTCTTCTTCTATATGTTCAGGCAGCTAAACCAGAGAAAAGTGACATTCAGAAGCGTTTGGTAGAGGTTCATTACAGGGGACAATGTTTCAAGGCAGTCTGACTCTGTTTAGGGGAGTCGCAATCTAAATGATGTCTTTGTCAACACAGGTCCAACATGCCACATCTGGCTCAACCAACAGCTGGTCAGACAGTGTCTGGTGGACAGCTGGCGTCTTATCTGAAATCTGCCCTGTCCATAGCTCCGCACAATGTGCTGCTCTTCCTACAGGATAAGGTAAAATGCCCCATATGTTTAAAATGCTTGGTAAAATAATGCCCCCGCAGTGCATTCTTGTGTTTTTAACTGCTATTTAGCATTTTAGACATTTAATTAGTCTTATAAAACAAAATTTTCTAGTTATATTGCGATGTAAATAGTTTGAAACGATGAACAAAGTGGTGTATGCTGGAAACATGTCATCATAAAGGTAagaattccctttaaaatcagtTTCACACGTTCTCAAGTTAATTTCTGACATTACTGAAAAGCTTAACAATGGGATCAGTGTATAAGGAATGTTTTTTACAATGTGGAACTACTAGTGAAGTAGTTTCCTCCTCTCACACCAATATTGTTACTCTCATAGTGACTGGACTTGTCATTATAGTGTGACTTTGAGCCACAGTCTTACTTCCCCATCCATCTTCCCTTGGGCATACCAAGATTTCATTACCCTTGTACAATTTTGACCATCTGACTGATATAAGAGTATTTCTTTTGCTTTATTGCATTATTAAACATCAGAGATGTGAAACATTTTGACCAGTGTGAATGAtagatataaaaaatgtatatgtgttGTGTTGTTGTTAAAAAAACTGAAACCATATAAACCATCAGCGACTGAAATAAaaccaaactaaaataaatgagAGCAAAATCTTATTATCTCAGTTAGTTGCCATGGCAGCATTTCTAAATTGTAAGtattaaaattgaattgaaaacttaaaatatcaatataaattcaaaatattaataaatagaataatggtatcaaaataatactaaaataacatagaTCTACATTATGCAACACCTATGGTTATTAAGTGatctgataaataataaaaacaaaaattgttgcttggaagaaaaataaatgtaaatgaaactaaaataaattggtctaaaataactaaaataaaaagacttaagtaaatatgaaaactttttaaataaacttaaaatggaaacagaaaatataataataaaaacggtTCATTCAAAATGGGATTAAAAAAcaaatagtatctcagtgatattAATGTAACCGACTTCTTGCCTGCTCCCCCCGCTTTATAGCTCAGTATGGAAGACTTCACTATGTACGGTGGAGTGTTTGGGAACAAGCAAGACAGTGCCTTTTTGAATGTAGAGGTAGGTGTGCTCTGTTTTTTTATTCTGGAGGGATAGCACAACTAGATTTCACTCAACATTCTCATCAACATTTCTGTCTCGGTATTCAAGTCAGCCCTTCAGACGTCCTCCAGTCCTCTGGTGTTGCCAGCCCTAGACTGGTCTGCATCTCATTCTATCCTGGAACTCCTCCAGGAAGAGCTGGGCATCCCAGCAGTCCACATCGACCCCAGCACCCTGAAGGAAATCAAGCTGAACACAGCACAGCCTTCACTGCTGGCGGTCCATCTCCCTTACACTGGGTAAGATGttctgtaatattattaataataatacagtgtCTTACAAAAAGGGTTCCGATTCTTTTCATCTGAGAAACTTTCTGCAACACAGAAACTAAAATATAGTATTTTCAGCTGTTTCAGCAGTCATGCCAAAGTGATACATTTTGTGTTTCagagtacttaaaaaaaaaaaaaaaaaaaaaaaggtaaaaataaggAATTGATTAATGACTGAATGATTTTGCAAGGCACTCTGAGTTtcaataataatgttacaaaatttaacttgatatttcaaataaagcttaaaaaaaaaaaaaaaaaaaatatatatatatatatatatatatatatatatatatatatatatatatatatatatatatatatatatatatatatataatattagaagaaaaacaaaggcataaaaaaactaacaaaaattagatatttctgatatatataacaaaaaaaaaaaaaacaagaataatttaaatgtttataaatactataatagtatataaataatgcaaaaataaaacagttttttctttgtttgaatGTCAGGGATCGGACAAAGGAATTGCTTTTGAAAAATGGTGAGTAGTTACcgtttttttttatcaggtttGATGATGATTTTAGTATAATGATTGTGTATTGCTTTTTATGGCTTGATTCTTTCTAACTTGATGCCATGTGTTTGTCAGTATTGTTGTATTCTAGTATAGGATGTAAGATTTCTTTTCTTATTAGATGCGATCATTGGCGAGGTCCTCGACATGTTCAAATCTCAGGATGTGCCTTACACTGCTGTATACACCGGCCTGAAGCCTTCTAGAGTAAGTCCTCACCTTttccttacatttacattaatgcatttcacaatgcttttatccaaataagGAAAATCACAAGGACAAAATTTGTATGTACTGCAATTTTGTTCTTTCACATTATGTTCCTTTTTATTTGAGACGCTAAAATTCACAACAGCTTTGATGAAAGAAACcctgaacaaaaatattttttgtaatttttcctTCTTTTGTAGGTCATTGAGGACACCCCAGTAATGGCAGGACATTCTGTGGGTCGATCTCTACTTCAGGCACCGTCAGAGTCACCTGTGAAACCCCCACTTGTGGTCAACAGCACAGAGGGGAAGCCCTGCATCCTGCTGTGGGCCGACACTCTCCTCGCTACTTACTCTGGGATCCAGGTTGATCTGGCAAGAAGCATTTTTAATGGTTCTGCTAACGTCACTGATTCTGTGTGCAATAATACACTCTCAAGGTCAGAATCACAACAAAGCAGAATCTAGTATACATTTCCATATTTTTCCATGAAAgtataaaatgatttgtttttcagACTCGTCCTTAATTACCAAAATGTTCTGAATTTGCGATCCCTCCGGCTTATGTGAGTATTCAACACACAATCCttcattcatatatattattttatatagattttgAAGAAAAGGATTTACTGCAATTgttagaaatgaagaaaaaaatttaattttaacttgtATTTATAATAGCTGTGACATTAAGTTACAAAAGTTAAAAGCTTTGGCCTAATGATCTGTACTGTTGTATTATTGTATCGTAACAATATATTGTCACACCCTTAATTTGTGATACTTCCCCAAAGCTTCTCTATGCGCAAGATCTTCTTTCCTGTATCTGCTCGTGACTGGTCAGTGGTGGAGCAGGTGGTGCTGGAGTATGACGGGCAGAGGGCCATCTTTAACGCCAGCAGGGGGATCTATTCTCCTGCAGAGTATTCTTTCCATTGCCAGAGCGTGAGCAGCGCTCAGAGCCCCCTGCTGGTGCCCCGCAGTGCTACGGACAATGCTACCCAATGGACGCTGTCCTTCACTGATTTTCAGGTACTGTATCAGTGTGCTGTTTTGGACTGGTAGTGTTCAATGAGACTCATATACAGTATACCACAAAAACTCCACAATGATGCATCATGTTTTCCACAGATCCAAGGCTTCAACGTTACTGGTGAAAACTTCTCGTATGCCAGCGATTGTGCAGGATTCTTCACTCCAGGGATTTGGATGGGCCTGCTGACCTCTCTGCTCATGGTGTTCATTCTTACCTATGGCCTGCACATGATCATGCAGATTCGCACCATGGACCGCTTTGATGATCCAAAAGGCCCAGCGATTTCGGTGCCTCAGAGTGAGTGAATTGAGCCAAAAGCAACCAGAAACTTGTCATGTTgtcaaaattttaaaaacatacttGATTTGTATGTATGTGGAAACTGATGTGTTTGATAATCAGGAATTTATCGATCTCGCATGAGTATTTGAGTGTTTTTAAGAGTATGTATAGTCAAGGGCAAaccatatttttcaaatttattttgatttcctgTAAAAAGTGAAATTATTTTCATCTCTCCCTTATTACATTTGTAAATCTTTAATACTTTACAGTAAGGAACATGGGTtaccaataaaaatgttttttatttttgtaaatttaacATTGgtctagattaataaatgctgcaaaaAGTTGTTCATGatacttaatgcattaaattgaacctACACATTTCAGTACACATACAGTGCACATGCATGTTTCTCTGTCTACTGGTAAACTAGACAGACTCATGAatgcaataacttttttttatcatgttttgcATTAGAACATCTTGTGGTGTTATTTTTTGGACTACTGTTATTTATCTTGTCTTATAAAtctggtgttttttttctcatattgTACTGGATTTGCATTTGTTTGGGTAGTTTGGCAAATTTAAAACTTGCCCATATTTCATCATTCCAAATGTACAATTTAAGTGCCTAAGATGGACCAGGCACTGTATGGAGAATGAAAagtgctaaattatgatttattggttATTAGTCTAATAAAAGTGCCAAAAGTACCTAGTGTTTGTGTTTTCAAtggataaaatgttttaattaatttgaggTGCTCATCATTGTGTACAACATACAAAGATTGAATGGTTTCTAGGAGACGTAAATCTGTTTTTAAATGCAGTATAACTTGTCATAATTTTGCTGTTGGCTGTGCAAATTGACGTAAAGTTAATAGAAgtgaatattttttaaagctCATTGGAGCAACATTGTCCATTCAAAATATGCCATGTGCAGTAGGATTCATGTTGAGTTTTATTTTAcagggtgttttttgggcatTGTCATGAAACATACATTGTATAGACTGATTCAAATGAGCAGTTCATGTCACTAGATTTCCAATCGGAGTAGTGCATTACAATCATGTTATATAAACATCAATTTTTCTAACGATTAAACTACAACTAAATTTATCAACCGATTGCTCCTTGTAACAATACTTTTAGAAGAAATGCAACATGGTTTATCGGCAGCCTGTTGACACAGGAAGCCGCTGTACTGGTTGACTATGAAATGTATCTACCAATGGAGTTACTGGTATTACAAGGTCAAATATTATAACATCAGACTTTGCCAGACAGAATCAATGCTTAAAAGGCAGACCGGGTGTCAggagaacgacatgagggtgagtaaatgacaatttaaatttttggttaaactatccCATTAAGCctgaaaatatctaaaaaaaaaaaaaaaaatgaacaaatggaAACATGTATCAGTGTTTGGTTAAGATTGTGGAGCTTTAATTTTGAGACCTTCCAGGCAGGCAGACATCTCAGTGAAATACAGAATTACAAGAGGGGGATTTATATTTGCGGATCAACTTTGCTGATTTTCAGAATTGGCACTGTCACAGAGCCATGCCAGTGCATTCCTTATATAAAAAGGCACCAAAAAAAAAGTAGTGGTTCAAAACCATTACAAACGACACctaattgttaaattaaaataatatgatacatttttgaaattgcaagctgagaaacacacacacacacacaaagaaaaaaaaaacacactcattTGGGGAAAAATGttgctgttaaaaataaattactatttgaccaattaaataaaaatattagctgAACTAAACTA
It encodes the following:
- the atp6ap1b gene encoding V-type proton ATPase subunit S1b, which gives rise to MTEVGMRRSSLSTMAFTSVLLFICSIYSCYAQAPLLMWTSDGSNMPHLAQPTAGQTVSGGQLASYLKSALSIAPHNVLLFLQDKLSMEDFTMYGGVFGNKQDSAFLNVESALQTSSSPLVLPALDWSASHSILELLQEELGIPAVHIDPSTLKEIKLNTAQPSLLAVHLPYTGDRTKELLLKNDAIIGEVLDMFKSQDVPYTAVYTGLKPSRVIEDTPVMAGHSVGRSLLQAPSESPVKPPLVVNSTEGKPCILLWADTLLATYSGIQVDLARSIFNGSANVTDSVCNNTLSRLVLNYQNVLNLRSLRLIFSMRKIFFPVSARDWSVVEQVVLEYDGQRAIFNASRGIYSPAEYSFHCQSVSSAQSPLLVPRSATDNATQWTLSFTDFQIQGFNVTGENFSYASDCAGFFTPGIWMGLLTSLLMVFILTYGLHMIMQIRTMDRFDDPKGPAISVPQSE